The following coding sequences are from one Deltaproteobacteria bacterium window:
- a CDS encoding tyrosine recombinase XerC gives MDPDLAAFLQSLAIEKNASPHTVKAYGRDLEGLSGFIGEGRLLRSASSREIRSWLAGLRRSGSGLSTVSRRLAAARSFFRYLVRKGLIHQSPAESIRGPKVERPLPTYLSVDEAAALVETPCPEGFLSLRDRAILEFLYSSGVRVSELCGLDLVSVCLSPETLHVRGKGGKERLVPFGSKAKDALCAYLPARSALLERMKRTQEPALFLNRRGFRLSPRSVERLVLRRRRETGIVPPATPHTFRHSMATHLLESGADLRSIQEMLGHASLATTQRYTHLEWSRLAEVYAKAHPRAVSVPSLGPADRGQKEE, from the coding sequence ATGGATCCGGATCTTGCAGCCTTTCTCCAAAGTCTGGCAATCGAAAAGAACGCCTCCCCACACACGGTTAAGGCCTACGGGCGGGATCTCGAGGGGCTTTCCGGTTTCATTGGCGAGGGCCGCCTTTTGAGATCGGCCTCCTCCCGCGAGATCCGGTCTTGGCTGGCCGGGCTCAGGCGATCTGGATCCGGGTTGTCCACTGTGTCACGAAGGCTTGCAGCTGCCAGGAGTTTTTTTCGGTATCTCGTCAGAAAGGGCCTTATCCATCAGAGTCCCGCCGAGTCCATCAGGGGGCCCAAGGTCGAGCGGCCCCTGCCGACCTATCTCTCCGTGGACGAGGCAGCAGCCCTTGTGGAGACACCGTGTCCTGAAGGTTTTCTTTCCCTTCGGGACCGGGCGATTCTTGAGTTCCTCTACAGCTCCGGTGTGCGGGTGAGCGAGCTCTGCGGGTTGGACCTCGTCTCCGTCTGTCTGTCGCCCGAAACCTTGCATGTCAGGGGCAAGGGGGGCAAGGAAAGGCTGGTGCCGTTCGGAAGCAAGGCAAAGGATGCCCTGTGCGCATACCTTCCGGCAAGGTCGGCCCTTCTCGAACGGATGAAGCGTACGCAAGAGCCGGCCCTCTTCCTAAACCGGCGCGGCTTTCGCCTAAGTCCACGAAGCGTCGAGAGGCTCGTTCTTCGTCGAAGGCGGGAGACCGGTATTGTGCCGCCAGCCACCCCTCATACCTTTCGCCATTCCATGGCGACCCATCTCCTTGAGTCAGGGGCGGATCTCCGTTCCATCCAGGAGATGCTCGGCCACGCAAGCCTTGCGACCACCCAGAGATATACCCATCTCGAATGGAGCAGGCTCGCCG